A stretch of Enterobacter cloacae complex sp. ECNIH7 DNA encodes these proteins:
- the ymdB gene encoding O-acetyl-ADP-ribose deacetylase has product MKPQIEIIHGDITTVHVDVIVNAANPSLMGGGGVDGAIHRAAGPQLLEACKTVRQQQGECPPGHAVITLAGNLPARAVIHAVGPVWHGGDQHEASILEEAYRNCLRLAADNGYKTMAFPAISTGVYGYPKAAAATIAIETVYRYLSLKPLPEKVIFVCFDDDTTHLYQRLLTQRRQELES; this is encoded by the coding sequence ATGAAACCGCAAATTGAAATTATTCATGGCGATATTACGACAGTGCACGTCGACGTCATCGTCAATGCGGCCAATCCATCCCTGATGGGAGGGGGCGGCGTGGACGGGGCTATCCACCGGGCTGCCGGACCGCAGCTGCTGGAAGCCTGTAAAACCGTGCGCCAACAGCAGGGCGAATGTCCTCCCGGTCACGCGGTGATTACGCTGGCGGGCAATCTGCCTGCGAGAGCGGTAATTCACGCCGTAGGGCCTGTCTGGCATGGTGGGGATCAGCACGAAGCGAGTATTCTGGAAGAGGCTTACCGGAACTGTCTGCGACTGGCTGCCGACAATGGTTATAAAACGATGGCGTTTCCGGCCATCAGCACCGGCGTGTATGGTTATCCTAAGGCCGCTGCCGCAACGATTGCCATAGAAACGGTTTACCGCTATTTGTCGTTAAAACCGCTGCCAGAGAAGGTAATTTTTGTCTGTTTCGACGACGACACCACGCATCTTTATCAGCGGCTTCTGACTCAGCGCAGACAAGAACTGGAGAGCTGA
- the mdoC gene encoding glucans biosynthesis protein MdoC gives MSTTPTEREYFLDSIRAWLMLLGIPFHISLIYSSHTWHVNSQMPSWWLTLFNDFIHAFRMQVFFVISGYFSYMLFLRYPLKRWWKVRVERVGIPMLTAIPLLTLPQFIMLQYVKGKAENWPNLSLYEKYNTLVWELVSHLWFLLVLVVLTTVSLLIFSRLRHRLSTKADTFFANVTMGKLSVLFLLLGIAYAAVRRTLLIVYPPILSDGLFNFVVMQSLFYIPFFLIGALAFIHPKLKSLFVTPSPWCALGASLAFAAYLLNQRYGSGDAWMYETESVITMLLGLWMVNVVFALGHRLLNFKSSRVTYFVNASLFIYLVHHPLTLFFGAYITPHIASNTLGFFTGLVFVVGVAIVLYEIHLRIPLLRFLFSGKPQAKAS, from the coding sequence ATGAGCACAACACCAACAGAACGTGAATATTTCCTCGACTCGATCAGGGCCTGGCTGATGCTATTGGGGATCCCCTTTCACATTTCACTGATTTACTCCAGCCACACCTGGCATGTGAATAGCCAGATGCCCTCCTGGTGGCTGACGCTGTTTAATGACTTTATTCACGCCTTCCGTATGCAGGTGTTCTTCGTCATATCCGGCTATTTTTCTTACATGCTGTTTCTGCGATACCCCCTCAAGCGCTGGTGGAAAGTGCGCGTAGAGCGCGTGGGGATCCCCATGCTCACCGCAATTCCACTGCTGACGCTGCCTCAGTTCATTATGTTGCAATACGTCAAAGGCAAAGCGGAGAACTGGCCAAATCTGTCGCTGTATGAAAAGTACAATACGCTGGTCTGGGAGCTGGTGTCTCACCTGTGGTTCCTGCTGGTCCTTGTGGTGCTCACAACGGTGAGCCTGTTGATTTTCAGCCGCCTGCGCCACCGTCTGAGTACAAAAGCCGACACCTTCTTCGCCAACGTTACGATGGGCAAATTGTCAGTGCTCTTCTTGCTGTTGGGGATTGCCTATGCCGCCGTGCGCCGAACGCTGCTTATCGTCTACCCGCCGATTTTGAGCGACGGGTTATTTAATTTTGTGGTGATGCAGTCCCTGTTCTACATTCCATTCTTTTTAATCGGCGCGCTGGCCTTTATTCATCCGAAACTTAAGTCGCTGTTTGTCACCCCGTCACCGTGGTGCGCGCTGGGGGCAAGCCTCGCGTTCGCGGCCTATCTGCTGAATCAGCGCTACGGCAGCGGCGATGCCTGGATGTATGAAACGGAAAGCGTGATCACTATGCTGCTTGGGCTGTGGATGGTGAACGTGGTATTCGCGCTGGGCCACCGCTTGCTGAACTTTAAGTCCAGTCGCGTGACCTACTTCGTTAATGCGTCACTGTTTATCTATCTGGTGCATCATCCGTTGACGCTTTTCTTCGGGGCTTACATCACACCGCACATCGCTTCCAACACGCTGGGTTTTTTTACCGGGCTGGTGTTTGTTGTAGGGGTAGCAATCGTACTCTACGAAATCCATCTGCGGATCCCGCTCCTGCGCTTCCTCTTTTCAGGAAAACCACAGGCAAAAGCCTCATAA
- the mdoG gene encoding glucans biosynthesis protein MdoG codes for MKHKPQMMKMRWLGAAVVLSLYTSSALAFNIDDVAKQAKSMAGKSYEAPKSNLPSVFRDMKYADYQQIQFNHDKAYWSNIKTPFKLEFYHQGMYFDTPVAINEVTATAVRKIKYSPDYFNFGNVQHDKDTVKDLGFAGFKVLYPINSKDKNDEIVSMLGASYFRVIGAGQVYGLSARGLAIDTALPSGEEFPRFREFWIERPKPTDKRLTIYALLDSPRATGAYRFVIMPGRDTVVDVQSKVYLRDKVGKLGVAPLTSMFLFGPNQPSPATNFRPELHDSNGLSIHAGNGEWIWRPLNNPKHLAVSSFAMENPQGFGLLQRGRQFSRFEDLDDRYDQRPSAWVTPNGDWGKGKVELVEIPTNDETNDNIVAYWTPDQLPEAGKEMNFKYTITFSRDEDKLHAPDNAYVMQTRRSTGDVKQSNLIRQPDGTVAFVVDFTGQDMKKLSPDTAVAAQASIGDNGEIVENTVRYNPVTKGWRLTLRVKVKDPKQTTEMRAALVSNDQPLSETWSYQLPANE; via the coding sequence ATGAAACATAAACCACAGATGATGAAAATGCGTTGGTTGGGTGCTGCAGTGGTGTTATCACTGTATACCTCATCGGCACTGGCCTTTAACATCGACGATGTCGCAAAACAGGCAAAATCGATGGCAGGCAAGAGCTACGAAGCGCCGAAAAGTAACTTGCCCTCCGTTTTCCGCGACATGAAGTATGCGGACTATCAGCAGATCCAGTTCAATCACGACAAAGCGTACTGGAGCAATATTAAAACCCCGTTCAAGCTTGAATTTTATCATCAGGGTATGTACTTCGACACGCCTGTTGCCATCAATGAAGTGACGGCAACCGCGGTACGTAAGATCAAGTACAGCCCGGATTACTTCAATTTTGGCAATGTGCAACACGACAAAGATACGGTGAAAGACCTGGGCTTCGCAGGCTTTAAGGTGCTTTACCCAATCAACAGCAAAGATAAAAACGACGAAATCGTCAGCATGCTTGGAGCCAGCTATTTCCGCGTCATTGGCGCGGGGCAGGTGTACGGGCTTTCTGCGCGCGGTCTGGCTATTGATACCGCGCTGCCATCAGGTGAAGAGTTCCCTCGTTTCCGTGAGTTCTGGATTGAACGTCCAAAACCAACGGATAAGCGTCTGACCATTTATGCACTCCTGGATTCCCCGCGTGCAACCGGTGCCTATCGCTTTGTGATTATGCCGGGTCGTGACACGGTAGTTGACGTGCAGTCCAAGGTTTACCTGCGTGATAAAGTGGGCAAGCTGGGCGTTGCGCCGTTGACCAGTATGTTCCTGTTCGGGCCGAACCAGCCGTCACCGGCAACCAACTTCCGCCCGGAACTGCATGACTCCAACGGTCTGTCTATTCATGCCGGCAACGGTGAGTGGATCTGGCGTCCGCTGAATAACCCGAAACATCTGGCGGTTAGCAGCTTCGCAATGGAAAACCCGCAAGGTTTTGGCCTGCTGCAGCGTGGTCGTCAGTTCTCCCGCTTTGAAGATTTGGACGATCGCTATGACCAGCGTCCAAGCGCCTGGGTCACGCCAAACGGTGACTGGGGTAAAGGCAAGGTCGAGCTGGTAGAAATTCCAACCAACGACGAAACCAACGATAACATCGTCGCTTACTGGACGCCGGATCAGCTGCCGGAAGCCGGTAAAGAGATGAACTTCAAGTACACCATTACCTTCAGCCGCGACGAAGATAAGCTGCATGCGCCGGATAACGCGTATGTAATGCAGACTCGCCGCTCAACGGGTGATGTGAAGCAGTCTAATCTTATCCGTCAGCCTGACGGTACCGTGGCGTTTGTCGTGGACTTCACAGGCCAGGATATGAAGAAACTGTCACCGGACACCGCCGTTGCCGCTCAGGCCAGCATCGGTGATAACGGTGAAATCGTTGAGAATACCGTGCGTTACAACCCGGTAACCAAAGGCTGGCGTCTGACCCTGCGCGTGAAAGTGAAAGATCCGAAACAGACCACAGAAATGCGTGCTGCGCTGGTCAGTAACGATCAGCCGCTGAGTGAAACCTGGAGCTATCAGCTACCTGCCAATGAATAA
- the mdoH gene encoding glucans biosynthesis glucosyltransferase MdoH — MNNTSEYIDAMPLTDIEKAALPKSDIRAVHTALDGEHHTFSRDDDTPLGSVKARLEQAWPDSLAEGQLIKDDEGRDQLQAMPKATRSSMFPDPWRTNPVGRFWDRLRGRDVTPRYLSRLTKEEQASEQKWRTVGTIRRYILLLLTLAQTVVATWYMKTILPYQGWAFINPTDMMGQDLWVSFMQLLPYILQSGILLLFAVLFCWVSAGFWTALMGFLQLLMGRDKYSISASTVGDEPLNPEHRTALIMPICNEDVDRVFAGLRATWESVKATGNAEHFDVYILSDSYNPDICVAEQKAWMELIAEVQGEGQIFYRRRRRRVKRKSGNIDDFCRRWGNQYSYMVVLDADSVMSGDCLSGLVRLMEANPNAGIIQSSPKASGMDTLYARCQQFATRVYGPLFTAGLHFWQLGESHYWGHNAIIRVKPFIEHCALAPLPGEGSFAGSILSHDFVEAALMRRAGWGVWIAYDLPGSYEELPPNLLDELKRDRRWCHGNLMNFRLFLVKGMHPVHRAVFLTGVMSYLSAPLWFMFLALSTALQVVHALTEPQYFLQPRQLFPVWPQWRPELAIALFASTMVLLFLPKLLSIILIWCKGSKEYGGFFRVTLSLLLEVLFSVLLAPVRMLFHTVFVVSAFLGWEVVWNSPQRDDDSTPWGEAFMRHGSQLLLGLVWAAGMAWLDLRFLFWLAPIVFSLILSPFVSVISSRSTVGLRTKRWKLFLIPEEYSPPQVLVDTDRYLEQNRSRSLDDGFMHAVFNPSFNALATAMATARHRASQVLEIARDRHVEQALNETPEKLNRDRRLVLLSDPVTMARLHYRVWSAPEKYSSWVNYYKDVKLNPLALKAK, encoded by the coding sequence ATGAATAATACATCTGAATATATTGATGCCATGCCGCTGACGGATATCGAAAAAGCGGCACTGCCAAAGAGCGACATCCGCGCGGTTCACACCGCGCTGGATGGTGAACATCATACGTTTTCCCGTGATGATGATACGCCGCTTGGGTCAGTCAAGGCGCGTCTGGAGCAGGCCTGGCCGGACTCGCTGGCGGAAGGGCAGTTGATTAAAGACGATGAAGGACGCGATCAGCTTCAGGCGATGCCGAAGGCTACGCGTTCCTCTATGTTCCCCGATCCATGGCGCACCAACCCGGTGGGTCGCTTCTGGGATCGCCTGCGCGGGCGTGATGTGACGCCGCGCTATCTGTCGCGCCTGACGAAAGAAGAGCAGGCGTCCGAACAGAAATGGCGTACCGTCGGGACAATCCGTCGCTATATCCTGCTGCTTCTGACGCTTGCGCAGACGGTCGTCGCGACCTGGTACATGAAAACTATCCTGCCTTACCAGGGCTGGGCGTTTATCAATCCGACGGACATGATGGGCCAGGATCTCTGGGTCTCCTTCATGCAGCTGCTGCCGTATATCCTGCAGAGCGGCATTCTCCTGCTGTTCGCGGTCCTCTTCTGCTGGGTCTCGGCCGGTTTCTGGACCGCGCTGATGGGCTTCCTGCAGCTGCTCATGGGGCGTGACAAATACAGCATTTCAGCGTCAACGGTCGGGGATGAACCCCTCAATCCCGAGCACCGTACCGCGCTGATTATGCCTATCTGTAACGAAGACGTTGACCGCGTATTTGCGGGCCTGCGTGCGACCTGGGAGTCCGTGAAGGCGACCGGCAACGCGGAGCATTTCGACGTTTACATCCTGAGCGACAGCTACAACCCGGATATCTGCGTTGCGGAACAAAAAGCGTGGATGGAGCTGATTGCAGAAGTGCAGGGCGAAGGCCAGATCTTCTACCGCCGCCGCCGTCGTCGTGTGAAGCGTAAAAGCGGTAACATCGATGACTTCTGCCGTCGCTGGGGTAACCAGTACAGCTACATGGTGGTGCTGGATGCTGATTCCGTCATGAGCGGAGACTGCCTGAGCGGTCTGGTGCGCCTGATGGAAGCCAACCCTAACGCGGGTATCATTCAGTCTTCGCCAAAAGCGTCCGGTATGGACACGCTGTATGCGCGCTGCCAGCAGTTCGCCACCCGTGTTTACGGGCCGCTGTTTACGGCGGGTCTGCACTTCTGGCAGTTGGGTGAATCGCACTACTGGGGCCACAACGCCATTATCCGCGTGAAGCCGTTCATTGAGCACTGTGCGCTGGCGCCGCTGCCGGGTGAGGGTTCGTTTGCCGGTTCTATTCTGTCGCACGACTTCGTAGAAGCGGCGCTGATGCGTCGTGCTGGCTGGGGCGTCTGGATTGCCTACGACCTGCCGGGATCGTACGAAGAGCTGCCGCCGAACCTTCTGGACGAGCTCAAGCGTGACCGCCGCTGGTGTCATGGTAACCTGATGAACTTCCGTCTGTTCCTGGTAAAAGGGATGCACCCGGTTCACCGAGCGGTATTCCTGACCGGCGTGATGTCCTATCTCTCTGCACCGCTGTGGTTTATGTTCCTGGCGCTGTCGACTGCCTTACAGGTGGTTCATGCCCTGACGGAGCCGCAATACTTCCTGCAACCGCGGCAGCTGTTCCCGGTGTGGCCGCAGTGGCGTCCGGAGCTGGCGATTGCGCTGTTTGCCTCCACCATGGTGCTGCTGTTCCTGCCTAAGCTGCTCAGTATCATTCTGATCTGGTGCAAAGGCTCGAAAGAGTACGGCGGTTTCTTCCGCGTAACCCTTTCACTGCTGCTGGAAGTGCTGTTCTCCGTCCTGCTGGCGCCGGTACGTATGCTGTTCCACACCGTTTTTGTGGTCAGTGCGTTCCTGGGCTGGGAAGTGGTCTGGAACTCACCGCAGCGTGATGATGACTCCACTCCGTGGGGTGAAGCCTTTATGCGCCACGGTTCTCAGCTGCTGCTGGGTCTGGTGTGGGCGGCCGGGATGGCCTGGCTGGATCTGCGCTTCCTGTTCTGGCTGGCGCCGATTGTCTTCTCGCTGATCCTGTCGCCGTTTGTTTCCGTGATTTCCAGCCGTTCAACGGTGGGGCTGCGAACCAAACGCTGGAAACTGTTCCTGATCCCGGAAGAGTATTCCCCGCCGCAGGTGCTGGTGGATACCGATCGTTACCTGGAACAGAACCGCAGTCGCTCGCTGGATGACGGCTTCATGCACGCCGTGTTTAACCCGTCATTCAACGCCCTGGCAACGGCAATGGCGACGGCGCGTCACCGCGCCAGCCAGGTGCTTGAGATTGCCCGCGATCGTCACGTTGAGCAGGCGCTTAACGAGACCCCGGAAAAACTCAACCGCGACCGTCGTCTGGTACTGTTGAGCGACCCGGTGACAATGGCGCGTCTTCACTACCGCGTGTGGTCCGCTCCGGAGAAATACTCTTCGTGGGTGAACTACTATAAGGACGTGAAGCTGAACCCGCTCGCGCTGAAGGCGAAGTAA
- a CDS encoding YceK/YidQ family lipoprotein, with translation MRIIIVVMVACLLSGCGSIISRTIPGQGHGNQYYPGVKWDLRDSAWRYLTVLDLPFSLIFDTLLLPIDASHGPYE, from the coding sequence ATGAGAATAATCATCGTCGTTATGGTGGCATGCCTGCTCAGCGGCTGCGGCAGTATCATCAGTCGCACCATTCCAGGGCAAGGCCACGGAAATCAGTATTACCCGGGCGTGAAATGGGATCTTCGTGATTCCGCATGGCGCTACCTGACCGTGCTCGATCTGCCGTTCTCGCTGATTTTCGACACGCTGTTGCTGCCGATCGACGCCAGCCACGGCCCTTACGAATAG
- a CDS encoding MysB family protein, with product MTMYATLEEAIDAAREEFLADNPGVEEEDADVQQLNIQKYVLQDGDIMWQAEFFADEGEEGECLPILSGEGAQAVFDGDYDEIELRQEWLEENTLHEWDEGEFQLEPPLDTEEGQTAADEWDER from the coding sequence ATGACCATGTACGCCACGCTGGAAGAAGCTATTGATGCCGCTCGTGAAGAGTTCCTCGCCGACAACCCCGGCGTTGAAGAAGAAGATGCTGACGTGCAACAGCTTAATATCCAAAAATACGTTCTGCAGGATGGAGATATTATGTGGCAGGCCGAATTCTTTGCCGATGAAGGTGAAGAAGGGGAATGTTTGCCGATATTAAGTGGTGAAGGTGCGCAGGCCGTCTTTGATGGCGACTATGACGAAATCGAACTTCGGCAGGAATGGCTGGAAGAGAACACCCTGCACGAGTGGGATGAGGGTGAGTTTCAGCTCGAGCCGCCGCTGGATACGGAAGAAGGTCAAACCGCAGCCGATGAGTGGGACGAGCGTTAA
- the mdtG gene encoding multidrug efflux MFS transporter MdtG, which translates to MSPSDAPINWKRNLAVAWLGCFLTGAAFSLVMPFLPLYVEQLGVTGHSALNMWSGLVFSITFLFSAMASPFWGGLADRKGRKIMLLRSALGMAIIMALMGVAQNVWQFLILRALLGLLGGFIPNANALIATQIPRHKSGWALGTLSTGGVSGALLGPLAGGLLADNYGLRPVFFITASVLFLCFIVTLLCIRENFTPVAKKEMLHAREVLTSLKNPRLVLSLFVTTMIIQVATGSIAPILTLYVRDLAGNVSNIAFISGLIASVPGVAALLSAPRLGKLGDRVGPEKILISALVISVLLLIPMSMVQAPWQLGLLRFLLGAADGALLPAVQTLLVYNSTNQIAGRIFSYNQSFRDIGNVTGPLLGAGISASFGFRAVFIVTAGVVLFNAIYSWFSLSRALRPVTE; encoded by the coding sequence ATGTCACCCTCAGATGCCCCCATAAACTGGAAGCGTAACCTCGCGGTTGCGTGGCTTGGCTGTTTTCTTACCGGCGCGGCCTTTAGCCTGGTTATGCCCTTCCTGCCGCTCTACGTCGAACAGCTAGGCGTGACGGGCCACAGCGCGCTCAATATGTGGTCCGGTCTGGTATTCAGCATCACGTTTCTCTTTTCCGCGATGGCCTCGCCCTTCTGGGGCGGCCTTGCCGATCGCAAGGGGCGTAAAATTATGCTGCTGCGTTCGGCGCTGGGGATGGCCATTATCATGGCGCTGATGGGCGTGGCGCAGAACGTCTGGCAGTTTCTGATCCTGCGTGCGCTGCTGGGCCTGTTGGGTGGATTTATTCCCAACGCGAATGCCCTGATTGCCACGCAAATTCCCCGCCATAAAAGCGGCTGGGCGCTGGGCACGCTCTCAACCGGTGGCGTGAGCGGTGCCCTGCTGGGACCGCTGGCCGGGGGATTACTGGCGGATAACTACGGCCTGCGCCCGGTCTTCTTTATCACCGCCAGCGTGTTGTTCCTGTGCTTTATCGTCACCCTGCTCTGTATCCGGGAAAACTTCACGCCTGTCGCCAAAAAAGAGATGCTTCACGCCAGAGAGGTGCTGACCTCGCTCAAAAATCCCAGACTGGTGCTGAGCCTGTTCGTGACGACAATGATTATCCAGGTGGCTACCGGGTCGATTGCCCCTATTCTGACGCTGTACGTTCGCGACCTGGCGGGTAACGTCAGCAATATTGCGTTCATCAGCGGGCTGATTGCCTCCGTACCCGGCGTGGCGGCGCTGCTGAGCGCCCCGAGACTGGGTAAACTGGGAGACCGGGTGGGTCCGGAGAAAATCCTGATCTCCGCGCTGGTGATCTCCGTCCTGCTGCTTATCCCGATGTCGATGGTGCAGGCTCCGTGGCAGCTGGGCTTACTTCGCTTTTTGCTGGGAGCCGCCGACGGCGCGTTGCTTCCCGCCGTACAGACCCTGCTGGTTTACAACTCCACGAACCAGATTGCCGGGCGTATTTTCAGCTATAACCAGTCATTCCGCGATATCGGTAACGTCACCGGACCGCTGCTCGGAGCCGGGATCTCCGCCAGCTTCGGTTTTCGCGCCGTCTTTATCGTGACGGCGGGCGTCGTGTTGTTCAATGCCATTTATTCATGGTTCAGTTTATCCCGCGCGCTGCGGCCCGTAACGGAATAA
- a CDS encoding Kdo(2)-lipid IV(A) acyltransferase has product MTQLPKFTAALLHPRYWLTWLGIGFLWLLVQLPYPVIFRLGKFLGRFAQLFMKRRARIAYRNLELCFPQMSEPERHDMVAKNFESVGMGLMETGMAWFWPDKRMARWSEVTGTGMEPVHTLQANQTGVLLIGVHFLTLEIGARMFGMQAPGIGVYRPNDNPVIDLIQTNGRMRSNKSMIDRKDLKGMIRALKSGEVVWYAPDHDYGPQASVFVPFFAVEEAATTTGTWMLARMSKAAIVPFVPRRKPDGSGYELMMLEPELAPPLDDAETTARWMNSVVEKCIMLAPEQYMWLHRRFKTRPQGTPSRY; this is encoded by the coding sequence ATGACCCAGTTACCAAAATTTACTGCCGCCCTTTTGCATCCCCGCTATTGGTTGACCTGGCTTGGCATCGGCTTTTTATGGCTTCTGGTACAGCTTCCCTACCCTGTTATTTTTCGGTTGGGTAAATTTCTGGGCCGTTTCGCACAGCTGTTTATGAAGCGTCGCGCCAGAATTGCGTACCGCAATCTTGAGCTCTGTTTTCCGCAGATGAGCGAGCCAGAGCGTCACGATATGGTCGCGAAGAATTTCGAATCCGTCGGGATGGGGCTTATGGAGACCGGCATGGCGTGGTTCTGGCCGGACAAACGCATGGCCCGCTGGAGCGAGGTGACGGGAACCGGCATGGAGCCTGTGCATACGCTTCAGGCCAACCAGACGGGCGTTTTGCTGATCGGCGTCCATTTCCTGACGCTGGAAATCGGGGCGCGCATGTTCGGCATGCAGGCGCCGGGCATTGGCGTTTATCGTCCTAACGATAACCCGGTCATCGATTTAATCCAGACCAACGGCCGCATGCGCTCCAACAAAAGCATGATCGACCGTAAGGATCTGAAGGGGATGATCCGCGCGCTGAAATCCGGTGAAGTGGTCTGGTATGCCCCCGACCACGACTATGGCCCACAGGCCAGCGTATTTGTTCCCTTCTTCGCCGTTGAAGAGGCCGCCACAACGACCGGTACCTGGATGCTGGCGCGGATGTCCAAAGCCGCCATCGTGCCTTTCGTCCCTCGCCGTAAGCCGGATGGTTCAGGCTACGAGCTGATGATGCTGGAGCCGGAGCTTGCGCCGCCGCTCGACGATGCGGAAACCACCGCACGCTGGATGAACAGCGTTGTGGAGAAGTGCATCATGCTGGCGCCCGAACAGTACATGTGGCTGCACCGCCGCTTTAAAACGCGGCCACAAGGCACGCCGTCCCGCTATTAA
- the trhO gene encoding oxygen-dependent tRNA uridine(34) hydroxylase TrhO, with the protein MPVLHNRVSNEMLKARMLAETEPRTTISFYKYFTIDDPQATRDALYQAFTALNVFGRVYLAREGINAQISVPESKVSAFRDVLYQFDPALDGLRLNIALDDDGKSFWVLRMKVRERIVADGIDDPEFNPADVGEYLKAAEVNAMLDDPDAVFIDMRNHYEYEVGHFENAMEIPADTFREQLPKAVEMMQEHKDKKIVMYCTGGIRCEKASAWMKHNGFNKVWHIEGGIIEYARRAREQGLPVRFIGKNFVFDERMGERISEDVIAQCHQCGAPCDTHTNCKNDGCHLLFIQCPACAEKFNGCCSELCSEESILPEEEQRRRRAGRENGNKIFNKSRGRLNTKLGIPDPE; encoded by the coding sequence ATGCCAGTGTTACACAACCGCGTGTCGAATGAGATGTTGAAAGCGCGTATGTTGGCTGAAACCGAACCGCGCACAACCATCTCTTTCTATAAATACTTCACGATCGACGATCCGCAGGCGACCCGCGATGCGCTTTATCAGGCGTTCACGGCCCTGAACGTCTTTGGCCGCGTCTACCTTGCCCGTGAAGGCATTAACGCGCAAATTAGCGTACCGGAAAGCAAAGTCAGCGCCTTCCGCGACGTGCTTTATCAGTTCGATCCGGCCCTCGACGGCTTGCGCCTGAACATTGCTCTGGACGATGACGGGAAATCCTTCTGGGTGCTGCGCATGAAGGTGCGTGAGCGCATCGTGGCGGACGGTATCGACGATCCCGAGTTTAACCCGGCGGATGTCGGTGAATATCTGAAGGCCGCGGAAGTGAATGCGATGCTGGACGATCCGGATGCCGTGTTCATTGATATGCGTAACCACTATGAGTACGAAGTGGGGCATTTCGAGAACGCGATGGAAATCCCGGCCGACACCTTCCGCGAGCAGCTGCCCAAAGCGGTTGAGATGATGCAGGAACATAAAGATAAAAAGATCGTTATGTACTGCACCGGCGGTATCCGCTGTGAGAAAGCCAGCGCGTGGATGAAGCACAACGGCTTTAATAAGGTCTGGCATATTGAAGGCGGCATTATCGAGTACGCCCGCCGCGCCCGCGAGCAGGGTTTACCGGTGCGCTTTATCGGGAAAAACTTTGTCTTTGACGAGCGTATGGGTGAGCGTATCTCGGAAGACGTTATTGCTCAGTGCCACCAGTGCGGCGCACCGTGCGATACCCACACCAACTGCAAAAACGACGGGTGTCATCTGCTGTTCATTCAGTGCCCGGCCTGTGCCGAGAAGTTTAACGGCTGCTGTAGCGAACTGTGCAGCGAAGAGAGCATCCTGCCGGAAGAAGAGCAGCGTCGCCGTCGCGCAGGACGTGAAAACGGCAACAAGATTTTCAATAAATCACGCGGCCGTCTGAATACCAAACTGGGTATCCCTGACCCGGAATGA
- a CDS encoding YceI family protein — translation MKKHLLGIALGSLLFTAGSAVAADYKIDKEGQHAFVNFRIQHLGYSWLYGTFKDFDGTFTFDEKNPAADKVNVTINTNSIDTNHAERDKHLRSGEFLNVAKFPQATFTSTEVKKDGDKLNITGNLTLNGVTKPVTLDAKLLGQGDDPWGGKRAGFEAAGKIHLKDFNITTDLGPASQDVELIISVEGVQQKS, via the coding sequence ATGAAAAAACACCTGCTGGGTATCGCCCTGGGTTCTCTGTTATTCACCGCCGGTTCCGCCGTGGCGGCGGATTATAAAATTGATAAAGAGGGCCAGCACGCTTTCGTCAATTTCCGTATTCAGCACCTGGGCTACAGCTGGCTGTACGGCACCTTTAAGGATTTTGACGGCACGTTCACTTTTGACGAGAAAAATCCCGCGGCCGATAAAGTCAATGTGACGATTAATACGAACAGCATCGACACGAACCACGCAGAGCGCGATAAACACCTGCGCAGTGGGGAGTTCCTCAACGTCGCGAAATTCCCGCAGGCGACCTTCACTTCTACTGAGGTGAAGAAAGACGGTGATAAACTGAATATTACCGGCAACCTGACGCTTAACGGCGTAACAAAACCGGTCACGCTTGATGCTAAATTACTGGGTCAGGGTGACGATCCGTGGGGCGGTAAACGCGCAGGTTTTGAAGCGGCGGGTAAAATTCACCTGAAAGATTTTAATATCACAACGGATTTAGGTCCGGCGTCTCAGGACGTTGAGCTGATTATTTCCGTTGAAGGTGTACAGCAGAAATCATAA